TCTCTCCTCAAAGTCATCTAGTATCTTTTGAATTTGTCTGTGTCTGATCTTTCACCTGTTGCTCTTTTTTCTTCTGCTACCCTTCCTCCGGCTTCTCTTGTCTACcccttcttttcctttttcttgttGCTCCTTTTTAAGGGGTTTTGGGGTTTGGGTAAAggatttttttgtgattttcagcTGCAGATATCATGATATATAGGATGATTTTATGATTCTGCTGCTTTCTGTTTCTTCACTAGTATATaatatccctttttttttcttctcattttCTGACATTAATATccagctcaaatttgaaagtggAGTGAATGGCTGTGCCGCCTAGTAACAGGCTTCGGAATATGTTGCAGGCGGCGGTGCAATCAGTTCAATGGACCTACAGCCTTCTCTGGCAAATTTGTCCCCAACAAGGGTgaattttttcttcttcttggaCTAGTTCTGCAATACAATCGATTTAGTGTCATTGGTTATAATGATCGATTTGAGTGTGTTTTAATTAGGATCTTAGTATGGTCAGACGGATACTACAATGGAGCAATCAAGACACGGAAGACAGTGCAACCAATGGAGGTCAGTGCGGAAGAGGCGTCTTTGCAAAGGAGCCAACAACTTAGAGAGCTGTATGACTCATTATCCGCCGGCGAGTCGAACCAGACAGTCCGGCGACCATCTGCAGCGTTGTCACCGGAGGACTTAACCGAGTCCGAATGGTTCTATTTGATGTGCGTCTCCTTCTCTTTTCCTCCTGGAGTAGGGTAAGTTAAGTTCTTTCCTATATAGTAGCTTACTAACTTATAGTTGCCTCTTAGCACATTGACTTTTTGTGCTCAGTGCTCTCGTTTTCTTACCATCCGTTCCATTTTTTTCCCCTCAACGTGAGTTACTTATTTCTAGTGAACCCCAGTGCTGGAATCTGCCAataaaaatgggaaaaaaaaattaCGGGTGGGAAGGAGGATCTTTTTTGTTTTAAACTCTTTGTCATGATTCATAGTTTTTCATTCCAAGATATTAGGACCATTTATCAtatagagaaagaaaagaaaacaatgaataaaaTTAATGGAGTAGCTCATGTTCCTCATTCAGCAATGGATAACTTCTCAGTGTAAGAAATGGGGCTTGGGACTGTAGTTACTAAAATGGTAAGTGAGGACCAATTGGGCCACAAACAATTAAGAAGAGTTAGTGAGACAGTTGGGGATTCGTTATTGCAACAGTGAGTTTAAAGTAATTTATTCAATCTAAATAGTGCATCACAGTATTTCATGTTTGATGATGCCCTTGACATGTGGTTAGGTGAGAACCTTTAATGTCGTCTTCTTCCTTTTTGGAGGACTAGTGagactctttttcttttcttttttttaatggtGAAAGAAAGATAACATGCTTCAGTTTGTCTTTTGAcaaatttgattgaagaaactAGTCAAGAGGAATATATTCCACTAGATATTATTCCAGAAATTAACACTGAAATAGGTAAACTAGAAATTagaatgtaataaaaataataaacacttGATTGAAAGTTGAAACCAACCTAAGCGACTACAGAAAGTAAACGTTGTTCTCATGGCAGACGAGAGTCGTCCTGTCTTTGTACTTAGAACAGGAAATTTGAGGTAACACTGTTGTAGCATGATGAAATTAATGACAGGGGTAGGTCGCAATCACGTTCTAAAACTCTTCAACTAGGTCTCTAATAATGTGTTTTGGTACCAAAAACAGATTAGTGTATCAATACCAGTACTGTGTTTTGATTAACCACTGATTTATTtcaaacacacacatatatatatttacatggcCAGGATGTGATAAATATTGTGTACAGGTTGCCTGGAAAGGCATATGCAAGGAGGCAGCATGTATGGCTTACAGGTGCAAGTGAGGTTGATAGTAAAATTTTCTCAAGAGCTATTCTTGCTAAGGTATTGTTGCGACATTGTCTTTTGCTTGTACTATTTTATAACTAATAAGGACATAATTTTCTTACTTAATTCAAGCGTCTCAACTAATTTTATAAATTACTTGAATTTGGACGGTTTTATAAATTACTCTGGCTTTTTTATCACTATTAATGAGCAGCAGTTCATCATGTGCTTATTCTTCATCTTGTACCTCAATTCAGTGCACTAACTACGTTGTATCTTCCTGTTTCTCAACATAAATAAAAATGGCGCCGTACGGTTGCAATAGAGTGCTCGTATACAGGTACCTATTGGACTCATGCAGATGcagtttaaaattaaaatgcatcattctttcatttattattaatttaattattgatTGACATTGGTTTATGTTGTATATTGTTGTAGACTGTGCTTTGCATTGCTGTCCACGATGGTGTTGTTGAACTTGGCACTACGGAAAAGGTAATAAAAGTTTCCTGTTTGTGTCACTAGAAAATTCTTCCGTCAATCGGCTGATATTGACAGTAGATAGTCCGCTTGATTCCATTTCAGCTCCAAGAGGATCTAGAGTTAGTCCAAcatgtcaaaaccttcttcacaGATGATGTAATTCGTAACCCCAAACCGGCTCTCTCCGAACACTCCACTTCGAACCCCGCCGATTACACTCGCTTCCACTCTCCTGCACTTCCTCCTACGTACGCAGCTGCGAACCCTAACCTAGACGGCAatgatgatgaagaagaagaagaaggaccTGAATCAGACTGTGCTGAAACGGATCGAAATAGCCGCCGAATGGTGAGAGTAGCAGCTGAGCCAAGCGAGTTAATGATGCAGTTGGAAATGTCGGAAGAGATGAGGCTAGGGTTACCAGACGACGCATCAAATAACTTAGACACAGATATTCAGATGGCAGGAGTAAGTCAAGCAGATAAGCAGCGGCGAGCCGAGTCGTTTAAAGCCGAGTTGTGTAGGAGGTGGGAAATGGTACAGGAGGAGGAGGCAGCGAACAGTGGGCTTGAGTCACGTTATTCAGGTAAAAGACTAGAATGGAAAGTTGGGAATGGGGGAAAATACTTTGTAGAATATTGTTGGCCAATAATTAGAAATACAGTACAAAATCTTAGTTGTAGAATTCAGGGTTATTAAATAGCTTTGCAAACAGTGGCCTTCACCCGTCACTTCTCACTCACACAAATCAAATGAGGGTCCTTTTCGTATAGTGGGCCCTGGCTTGGCTTACTGCATGGGGAGGCTTCCAAGTTTCTTCAGCATAAAAAAATGAGTGATGTATTATTGCTCCAACTCTGATCAAATTTCTTCTTCATAGTTATTTATTACAAGCTGCCAAATGACTACACAAATCGAAATTTCAACTACCCTTGTTTATTTCACCCGCCCCGTAGTGTTCaatgtttattatattaataataatgtttATTATATTAACTGTCAATGTTTTCGTCGGCATTTTTATGGGGAAAATTGAAAGGCTTCCCGGTTATCAGCCAAAAGATTTTGGAGTGCTTTTCGTTTTGtttaatgtgataaaaattatcaGTTGAAACTTGTTTTTGAGTTATTTTGTAGGGCTACTGCCGATGGATGGACTAGCACAAGAAAACACCCACTATTCTCAGACCGTCTCCGCCATCCTCCAAGGCCAACCAACCCCTTGGGCCGACTCATTGCCAACCTACTCAACAGAATCAGCGTTTTCCAAGTGGACAATCCGTTCAGACCACCACCAGCTCCCAGTGGCCTTCGAAGGAGCGTCCTCCCAGTGGCTCCTCAAGTACATTCTATTTAGTGTTCCGTTCCTCCACAGCAAATACCGCGACGAGAACTCACCCAAGGCACGTGACGCCGATGCCGCCGCCAGGTTCCGAAAGGGAACCCCGCAGGAGGAGCTCAGCGCCAACCATGTACTAGCAGAGAGGAGGCGACGGGAAAAGCTCAACGAGCGGTTCATCATATTAAGATCCTTGGTTCCATTCGTTACCAAAATGGATAAAGCTTCCATACTCGGGGACACCATCGAGTACGTCAAACAGTTACGTAAAAAGATTCAAGAACTGGAAACACGAAACAAGGAAATAGAAGCCCATAACGAACGGCCAAGATCAGCAGATTCGTTGCAGAGAAGTGGAGTAACGGTGTTGGAGAGGGCACGATCATTGGGTCCAGAACCAGGGCGGGAGAAAAGGAAGATGAGGATAGTGACAGGGAGTGGAGGTGAAGCTAGGCCAAAGAAGACGCAGCCCGAAACGGTGGTGGAGGTGTCGATAATAGAAAGTGACGCGTTGTTGGAGTTGCAATGCGAGTATAAGGAAGGGTTGTTGGTTGATATAATGCGGATGCTGAGGGAACAGCTTCGAATTGAGATAATGACGGTtcagtcttctttgaataatggAACGTTTgcagctgagttgagagctaaggTAATTTAATTCTCCACCTAATTGTTATATCTTTTTCTTTAGGGAATAAGGCTGACAGTTTTGTGTACCATGTTTTCCTTGTGAATGGTACTTGCATTGGCAGGTGAAGGATAATGTAAACGGAAAGAAAGTAAGCATAACGGAGGTGAAGTGGGCCATAAATCAAATGATACCTTCATTCTAATCCACATACTTATCTCCATCTTAAAATTATTTACAAACAAAAGAGAACAAATTTTCCAAGGAATGGGAAGGATATTATGAGGTTGAACTGCAGTAATTCCTTATAACTGTAAATTTTAacagaaaatgaaatgaaatgttgACAGAAACAAACCTGTTCATGTACATCGTTTAAAATCTCCTCTCATCTTCAAGGGGGATGAGCTAATCTCATTCAAGTTCAGTGTGCATTGTACGGGGTTAATCCCAAAACACTAGAGGGATTACAAAAATTGTTGTGTGTATGTGCCATTGCCATAGGCTATATGTTTAGCATTCAATACTCGGCTTCTCGGTTTACAAAACTTGGTGATAACCTTGATACTTAAAATGGTTAATACATTGAGGTGGACTCAAAACTTGTTCATGGCGGAGACATCTCTTCCATTTCTGGTTTTAATGAGCAGAGAATTCCTTAATACAACATTTCATCCATGCCTCCATCGCCCATCTTCTCCAAATCTTCTTCTGATAGTAATGTCTTCCTACCACTGCCACCGATCTTCTCATAAGGTTGAGCCATTTTTCTTAGGAACTGCACCAACCGAGAATAAAATGAAAAGCAAATCTTAGGGCACCAAATATATATCTTAAACAACCAAGGGCTAATTCAGATACACAAATTTTAGCTTAAGCCATAACAAGATTTCAACCTTCTTTAGGAGTCTAGGTTCTATATATATGATTCCAATCCAAGCAGACAATTCATTATGTGCATTTTTCTTTTTAGTATTAAAAGCCACCTATTGAAGACACGATATGCCTCAAGTAAATGAACTACATCAGAGAAAATATCAGATAATATACCTAACCATATTATATCTAGAAGACATTTATCTTTCACCAAAGTGCTAACAAAATACTGAACAATGAACAAGGGGCATACCTCTTTTGCTATATGTAGAGCCATGTCGGTGCTCAAATTCAGGTTCACATCTCGTAAGTGAGACAGTATCCAACTTGGTAATTTTGAGCGCTTGTCATGTCGGCTATACCTGCATTCATCCACTAATTCAGAAGAGGAAAGTAGGAAATCTCCCATGACTTAATCAACCAAAAAGAAGAGTAAGGTATAAAAATCTCCATGTGTTGTCCAAAACGTCTCTACATTTATCATACAGAACCCTTGTAAAAAGGAGATAGGTTTCATGAAGAAATAACAAACTTTCAGGCTCCCCTTTAATAGCCCTGGCAAGTAATCTAACAGAAGAATAGCTTCAACTGTTTTAAAACATACTATGTTTATTCTGTTAACAGTTCAACATTGCTTTTACAGTTTCAAAGTTTGGACAGAGGGCATCTCAACCATAAAATTAATAAAGATGATAAGAAGTTAAAAACTATAAGTTGGAATGATTTGCCGCTAACCAGAAAAGGCAATACTTCTAGCTCAAAGACAAGAACTTTCAATTTCAATATACTAGAAAAGGAGCAAGGAGATACATATACCTCTTATCAGCAAATATCATCATCCCATAATCCGCCTTTGAACGGATAACTCGTCCCACACATTGAGCAGCTTGCCTCTGTTTCAAAAAGTCACGTAGTCAAGAAACCATTGTCACATTTTATAACTATATGTTTAAGAAATGCAAGTTTATTCAGGAAAATGATGGATGTAGTACCAAGGCATCAAAAGTAAGAAAATCTCCTTCCTTTATCTGGAATGTGTCTCGCAAGTACTCCAACCTTGCCAGCAATATTCTGAAAGGAAACCAAAGTTTATTGATGTGCAGGCAAAGAAAACATAACTTGTGATAAGTTCATTACTATAAAACCATTGTACCCATAGATTGCCTATGGCTACAACTGCAAAAGGCAAACAGAAACCAGAAAGGTGATTAAATTATTGGATGAAACTCACTTGCTTAATGTATACTGGAATGGAACACCAAACATTATTACTAGTCTGCCATAATGTCGATCAAAATCGATACCTTCAGCAACCTTTCCCCTGTAAGATACATAAGCATTCAAGGGATTTATCAAGATGTGATAAGTTACTTCACCTCTATTTCTACTAAATAAAATACAAGTACAAAGTTAAAATGACGAAGATAACTGGTTTTGGTTATTTGCATTGCACCAAAGATAAAAACCAAGAATGGCCATAAGAATGAATATAGCCTAGAACCAGTCTAACTGACACCAAAAACATAATAGAATTACCTGCTCTACTATCAAAGATTCAAAGTTATACATTTCATCGTCAATAGTACCTGGCAACAGAAAAAAACACTGCACCTCTTCCACAGTCACAAGCCCTGCGATAATTGTCTAGAGCCAATGTGGTTTCTACAACATCTTGTGTCTCAATGAAGACAAGCTTATGTTGCATTATTTCCTACAATAGATGGATTAAAAACGTTTTGGGAAAACCATAAACTTATGCTTCCAGTATAAAGAAAGGTTATTCTCAAGAACCAGCCTATATAAAGGAGACAGGAAAAGATATAAAATAAGGAAAGAAATAAAGGAAAAGCAACAAGGGCAGGAACCAGAATGGAGCGAAAGATGCTCAAGTTCTTTGCACAATTTAAGAAGAGAAGCCAAAAGACACTAACCTTCAGAATTCCACTATCATTCCAAGTGTTAATGATTCCATCCATGTATGAATAACTGACAAAGAAACAGACAATTCCATCAGGGACAACAGAGACCATCTCCAACAAGAGTTTCCCATAATTCCTCACAACACCAGGGTCACTTCTCATATCAAATTTGGTACTAACAGGAAGCTGATCACTGCAAGAATAAACCAAATGGAAATTGACACATAATAACTATATTCATAAGGCTTAATATCTTACAAGTTAAAAGCTTGAAAGTTGTCATAAGCAAAGGGAAAAGATTACAACTGCCCACCTTCCACGTGTGAGAACCATTGGACATATGCAATCTCTTGTCAACGACATTGTAAAGCTACGACTAACAACTGGATGAAAGT
This is a stretch of genomic DNA from Gossypium arboreum isolate Shixiya-1 chromosome 11, ASM2569848v2, whole genome shotgun sequence. It encodes these proteins:
- the LOC108473678 gene encoding transcription factor BHLH42-like; amino-acid sequence: MAVPPSNRLRNMLQAAVQSVQWTYSLLWQICPQQGILVWSDGYYNGAIKTRKTVQPMEVSAEEASLQRSQQLRELYDSLSAGESNQTVRRPSAALSPEDLTESEWFYLMCVSFSFPPGVGLPGKAYARRQHVWLTGASEVDSKIFSRAILAKSARIQTVLCIAVHDGVVELGTTEKLQEDLELVQHVKTFFTDDVIRNPKPALSEHSTSNPADYTRFHSPALPPTYAAANPNLDGNDDEEEEEGPESDCAETDRNSRRMVRVAAEPSELMMQLEMSEEMRLGLPDDASNNLDTDIQMAGVSQADKQRRAESFKAELCRRWEMVQEEEAANSGLESRYSGLLPMDGLAQENTHYSQTVSAILQGQPTPWADSLPTYSTESAFSKWTIRSDHHQLPVAFEGASSQWLLKYILFSVPFLHSKYRDENSPKARDADAAARFRKGTPQEELSANHVLAERRRREKLNERFIILRSLVPFVTKMDKASILGDTIEYVKQLRKKIQELETRNKEIEAHNERPRSADSLQRSGVTVLERARSLGPEPGREKRKMRIVTGSGGEARPKKTQPETVVEVSIIESDALLELQCEYKEGLLVDIMRMLREQLRIEIMTVQSSLNNGTFAAELRAKVKDNVNGKKVSITEVKWAINQMIPSF